A region from the Rosa rugosa chromosome 6, drRosRugo1.1, whole genome shotgun sequence genome encodes:
- the LOC133717176 gene encoding calcium-transporting ATPase 5, plasma membrane-type-like, with translation MAAHVQVMGRSSPNDKLLLVLALRRRGHVVAVTGDGNNDAPALHEADIGLAIGIQDSEVAKESSDIIILDDNFALVVKED, from the exons ATGGCAGCTCATGTGCAG GTAATGGGACGATCCTCTCCTAATGATAAGCTTCTGCTTGTTCTAGCGCTAAGGAGAAGGGGACATGTTGTTGCTGTTACTGGTGATGGCAATAATGATGCTCCTGCACTACATGAG gCCGACATTGGTCTTGCTATAGGTATTCAAGATTCTGAGGTTGCCAAAGAGAGTTCTGATATCATTATCTTGGATGACAATTTTGCTTTAGTTGTGAAG GAGGATTAG
- the LOC133718205 gene encoding DNA (cytosine-5)-methyltransferase DRM2-like, whose protein sequence is MRTHLRSEYPEKNKRKLCESSLLKRKRIMGHGNQIIGEDAGAVHLPNPINGFGTPADLCQIQRSLPEAATGPPYFYYENVALTPKGVWSTISRFLYDVKPEFVGSKYFCAAARKRGYIHNLPIKNRIPLVPLLPQTISDAFPMTRRWWSTWDDRTKLNCLQTCIASATITERIMKALKDYNEDEIPPESVRRYVLYECRI, encoded by the exons ATG CGTACACATCTGCGAAGTGAGTATCCTGAGAAGAATAAAAGGAAACTTTGTGAATCTTCATTGCTGAAAAGGAAAAGGATTATGGGACATGGAAACCAGATCATAGGGGAAGATGCTGGTGCAGTTCATCTCCCAAATCCAATAAATGGGTTTGGGACTCCAGCTGATCTCTGTCAAATCCAGAGAAGTCTTCCAGAGGCAGCCACaggacctccttatttttactatGAGAATGTGGCATTGACTCCTAAAGGAGTTTGGAGCACAATATCCCGCTTTTTGTATGACGTGAAGCCTGAGTTTGTTGGTTCGAAGTATTTTTGTGCTGCTGCAAGAAAAAGGGGTTATATTCACAATCTTCCAATCAAAAACAGAATTCCTCTCGTTCCCCTTCTACCACAAACTATATCTGATGCATTTCCGATGACAAGGAGGTGGTGGTCTACTTGGGATGATCGGACAAAGCTAAATTGCTTACAGACTTGCATTGCTAGTGCAACAATTACTGAGAGGATCATGAAGGCTCTTAAAGACTATAACGAAGACGAAATCCCACCAGAAAGTGTCCGTCGCTATGTTCTTTATGAATGCCGCATTTAG
- the LOC133718199 gene encoding TMV resistance protein N-like, which produces MASTSTRRRWKYDVFLNFRGKDTRKYFSRNLYAELNQKGILSFWDGAELEKGKSIWPELLAAIEESRFAIVILSENYASSSWCLDELVKIIQCMKEMGQQVLPVFYKVDPSDVRHQRGRFELKRDPEVEVRAHEEVYGKNEDRLNAWRDALTQVANLSGWDSKNYQHESSLIDEIVNHILKKSVYTSSSVDKGFIGMGSRIDDLLSNYIYPQLGGVRFIGIHGMRGIGKTTVARAIHDQICQDFDRICFLSNVREMCKNNGLVSLQEKLLSRILMAKVENIEDVYTGAAMIERRLCRKKVLVVIDDVDQLTQLEKLAGSRNWFGSGTRIIITTTDFQLLKAHGVDATYKANGLNCDEALQLLSLKAFKKCPPPEDYLHLCYNITGYAKGLPLALVVLGSFLFGRSADEWASAIDRLKNTPDKRIIEVLRISFDGLDEKDREIFLHIACFYMGKDKDRVTQILDYCQLNPVIGLSVLADRSLITISNNELWMHDLLQELGREIVREQSPKEPGKRSRLWSHEDINSVLKKNKGTDSIQGMVMELTKLRVAHWKPEAFTNLSQLGLLHIRNVDLPKGLTCLSSSLRLLEWTGYPLRSLPKFFEADELIELNLCHSNIKQLWKGTKNFDKLKFIKLCHSQKIVETPDLAGVQNLETLDLEGCSHLVRIHQSLGFLKKLIVLNLKDCKNLESLPSRIEMESLETLILSNCSKVKKIPKFVGNMERLLVLCLDETAIEELPVSIERLTGLVSLNLSNCRKLVCLPSTINKLKSVENLNLSGCLKLGKHQVNLGEMDCFEETDVNSGSAIEMSPTHDRIKHVRGSIFHRCKVVWGSLNKFLPSGLVQVVNTEPMSFRLPISQKVNTEPTSVRLPISGLCNLTYLNLSNCNLGEGAFANEFGYFPSLVTLNLSGNNFVRIPSGIRLLSKLENFNLENCKRLQELSDLPSNSRLDLRADGCTSLKYLFDASNLNRLNRSYFNFINCFNLNGNEGCNNIAFEMLRTLMYQGISNKRETFQIVIPGSNIPEWFSHQSVGCSLSVSLPVHWNNSRFLGFALCAVFLLHEHHPVDELYIDEFRTFNATHHLVCCLKLNGRELEVYGRQPAFRFSEEFCQVKSDHLWLFYVSRDKYFGTEWWHNSCSQLEFLFETRGRGLKVKGCGVRLIYEQEVQELNQRTTQSSSRMCHYADILIGFGIPVAGETSGTGSRTCTLEEL; this is translated from the exons ATGGCATCAACCTCTACTCGTCGTCGATGGAAATACGATGTGTTTCTAAACTTCAGGGGGAAAGATACCCGCAAATATTTTTCCAGAAATCTGTATGCTGAATTAAATCAGAAAGGAATTCTCTCCTTTTGGGATGGGGCAGAGCTTGAGAAAGGGAAATCCATTTGGCCTGAACTTTTAGCTGCAATTGAGGAGTCTAGATTTGCGATTGTCATTCTCTCAGAGAACTATGCTTCTTCGTCatggtgcttggatgaactCGTCAAGATTATTCAATGCATGAAAGAGATGGGCCAACAAGTCCTGCCCGTCTTCTACAAGGTGGATCCTTCTGATGTGCGGCACCAAAGGGGAAGGTTTGAGCTCAAAAGGGACCCCGAAGTAGAAGTAAGGGCACATGAAGAAGTTTATGGGAAGAATGAGGACAGACTAAATGCGTGGAGAGATGCTTTGACACAGGTGGCCAACCTTTCTGGCTGGGATTCCAAGAATTATCA ACATGAATCAAGTTTAATTGACGAGATTGTTAACCATATACTAAAGAAGTCCGTGTATACATCTTCAAGTGTTGACAAGGGCTTCATAGGAATGGGTTCTCGCATTGATGATTTATTAAGCAATTACATATATCCGCAGCTTGGTGGGGTGCGTTTTATAGGGATCCATGGCATGCGGGGCATAGGTAAGACAACAGTTGCTCGAGCTATCCATGATCAAATTTGTCAGGATTTTGACCGAATTTGCTTTCTTTCAAATGTTAGAGAAATGTGTAAAAACAATGGCCTAGTTTCTCTACAAGAAAAACTTCTTTCCAGAATCCTGATGGCAAAAGTTGAAAATATAGAGGATGTATACACAGGAGCTGCTATGATAGAAAGGCGGTTGTGTAGAAAAAAGGTGTTGGTTGTTATTGATGATGTGGATCAGTTGACACAATTAGAGAAATTGGCTGGAAGTCGCAACTGGTTTGGTTCAGGGACTAGAATTATCATAACCACCACAGATTTTCAGTTGTTAAAGGCACATGGTGTTGATGCTACGTACAAGGCTAATGGCTTAAACTGTGATGAAGCACTTCAACTTTTGAGTTTGAAGGCTTTTAAGAAATGTCCCCCACCAGAAGATTATTTGCATCTGTGCTACAATATTACAGGGTATGCTAAGGGGCTTCCATTGGCTCTCGTGGTTTTAGGTTCTTTTCTATTTGGTAGAAGCGCTGATGAATGGGCAAGTGCAATAGATAGGCTAAAGAACACACCAGATAAACGCATTATTGAGGTGCTTCGGATTAGTTTTGATGGACTGGAtgaaaaagatagagaaatattCCTACATATCGCTTGCTTTTACATGGGGAAGGATAAGGATCGTGTGACACAAATACTAGACTATTGCCAGCTAAACCCTGTCATTGGTTTGAGTGTTCTTGCTGATAGATCTCTCATAACTATCTCCAACAACGAACTATGGATGCATGATTTGCTACAAGAATTGGGCCGGGAAATTGTTCGTGAACAGTCTCCTAAAGAGCCAGGCAAACGTAGTAGATTATGGTCTCATGAAGACATCAACAGTGTGCTGAAGAAAAATAAG GGAACAGATTCAATCCAAGGCATGGTAATGGAGTTGACTAAATTACGAGTGGCTCATTGGAAGCCAGAAGCCTTCACAAATTTGTCTCAACTTGGTCTTCTCCATATTCGTAATGTGGACCTTCCCAAAGGCCTCACTTGTCTTTCTAGTTCCTTGAGACTCCTCGAATGGACTGGGTATCCCTTAAGATCTCTCCCAAAATTTTTTGAAGCAGATGAACTTATTGAACTTAACTTGTGCCACAGCAACATTAAACAGCTTTGGAAGGGAACAAAG AATTTTGACAAGTTGAAGTTCATCAAACTCTGCCATTCTCAAAAAATTGTGGAGACCCCAGACCTCGCAGGTGTTCAGAATCTTGAGACTTTAGATCTTGAAGGATGTTCTCATTTGGTAAGAATCCATCAATCCCTTGGATTTCTCAAAAAGCTTATTGTCCTGAATCTTAAAGACTGCAAAAATCTCGAGAGTCTGCCGAGTAGAATTGAAATGGAATCTCTTGAAACATTAATTCTTTCTAACTGCTCAAAAGTTAAGAAGATTCCCAAGTTTGTTGGAAATATGGAACGTTTGTTGGTGCTTTGTCTCGATGAGACTGCCATTGAGGAACTGCCTGTTTCAATTGAACGGCTGACTGGCCTTGTGTCATTGAATCTAAGCAACTGCAGAAAACTTGTTTGTCTTCCAAGCACCATCAATAAATTGAAGTCTGTTGAAAATCTTAATCTTTCTGGATGCTTGAAACTCGGCAAACATCAGGTAAATCTGGGGGAGATGGACTGTTTTGAGGAAACTGATGTGAATAGTGGGTCTGCAATAGAAATGTCACCTACCCATGATCGCATAAAACATGTGAGAGGTTCAATCTTTCATCGATGCAAAGTAGTTTGGGGATCTTTAAATAAGTTTTTGCCTTCTGGATTGGTGCAAGTAGTGAATACAGAGCCAATGAGTTTCCGCTTGCCTATATCTCAAAAAGTGAATACAGAGCCAACGAGTGTCCGCTTGCCTATTTCTGGTCTCTGTAATTTAACCTATCTGAACCTGAGTAATTGCAATCTTGGTGAAGGAGCATTTGCCAACGAATTCGGTTACTTTCCCTCTTTGGTGACCTTGAATCTAAGTGGAAACAATTTTGTTCGCATTCCTTCAGGCATTCGATTGCTTTCTAAGCTTGAGAACTTTAACTTGGAGAATTGCAAGAGACTTCAAGAGTTGTCAGACCTTCCATCAAATAGTAGACTAGATTTAAGGGCAGATGGTTGTACTTCACTGAAATACTTGTTTGATGCATCAAATTTGAACAGACTAAATAGATcatatttcaatttcatcaattgCTTCAATCTAAATGGCAATGAAGGATGCAATAACATAGCATTTGAAATGCTGAGGACACTCATGTATCAG GGAATCTCTAATAAGAGGGAAACTTTTCAAATTGTAATTCCTGGAAGTAATATTCCTGAGTGGTTCAGCCATCAGAGCGTTGGGTGTTCATTAAGTGTATCTCTACCTGTACATTGGAATAACAGTCGGTTTTTGGGATTTGCTTTGTGTGCTGTTTTTTTACTCCATGAGCACCATCCGGTGGATGAGCTTTATATAGATGAATTCAGGACTTTTAATGCAACACATCATCTTGTATGTTGCCTGAAGCTCAATGGAAGAGAATTGGAAGTATATGGCAGACAGCCTGCATTTCGCTTTAGTGAAGAATTTTGCCAGGTTAAATCAGATCACCTGTGGCTATTCTATGTATCTCGTGATAAATACTTTGGTACAGAGTGGTGGCATAACAGTTGCAGTCAGCTTGAGTTCTTATTTGAAACTAGAGGGCGGGGTCTGAAGGTGAAGGGGTGTGGAGTCCGTCTGATATATGAGCAAGAAGTGCAAGAGTTGAACCAAAGAACCACTCAATCAAGCAGTAGGATGTGTCATTATGCGGATATATTGATTGGTTTTGGCATTCCAGTTGCAGGGGAAACCAGTGGCACTGGTAGCAGAACTTGCACGCTTGAAGAATTGTAG